GCTGCGGTACTCGTACCAGGTGAAGCCGCTGGCGCCGAGCACTGCGACGGAGACGGTGCAGGCCAGGGTCCGGCCGGCGACCGTCAGCGGCGCGGTGCCACGCCGCGGGGCACGGCCGCGCGCACCGCCACCACGAGCGCCACCGCGAGCCCCGCCGTGGCTCCGGCTGCGCTCAGCCACGGCGCCCCCTTCCGCTCGGGGCGTCCGCACCGCCGGACCGTCGCCGCCCGCAGCCGGCCCGCCGTCGCTCGGCCCCGGCCCGTCGACGGTCGGCCACCGCCCGGCCCACGACCACCGCCAGCGCCACTCCCACCGCGGCGGCCATCACCGGGAACGCACCGACCACCCAGCGCAGCGCCCCGGTGCCGAGGTTCTTGCCCTGGTACTCCGCCGGGCGCGCCGCGTACTCGACGCCGGACGCGGCGAGCAGCACCACCACCGGAGCCGCCGTCACCACCCACCAACGGCCCGGCCGGCTGCACAGCGCCGCCGCGGCCGCCGTGCCGAGCACCGAGCCCGCCGCGAACAGGACGCCGACGCCTGGCCCGCCCAACTCGTCCGCGACGCCGCCCAGGACGGGCAGGCCGACCGCCGCGAGCGCCGCCAGCAGCCCGCCGCGCCGGCGCACCTGCTGCCTACGGCGCACCGCCCCCGCCCGCTGCGCCCTGCCTTGCCGCGACGCGCCCGCGCGCACTCCCACGGCCTCCGCCCCGGCTCCCGCGCCTGCGCCCCCTCCCGCGCCTGCTCCACTGCCTGCCCCTCCGCCTGACCCGCCGTCGGCCACGCGGCTGCGCTGGGCGGGAAGGGGGCGG
The genomic region above belongs to Streptomyces sp. 1331.2 and contains:
- a CDS encoding DUF6542 domain-containing protein, translated to MRRRQQVRRRGGLLAALAAVGLPVLGGVADELGGPGVGVLFAAGSVLGTAAAAALCSRPGRWWVVTAAPVVVLLAASGVEYAARPAEYQGKNLGTGALRWVVGAFPVMAAAVGVALAVVVGRAVADRRRAGAERRRAGCGRRRSGGADAPSGRGRRG